In a genomic window of Papilio machaon chromosome 4, ilPapMach1.1, whole genome shotgun sequence:
- the LOC106716287 gene encoding uncharacterized protein LOC106716287, giving the protein MNFELQKKFQMSPSNYESVKESDVQSTLTKSHQEFKEGFRVRVCLERFFSDERSRAYVNVIQHRPVRWLQQHLRSLFGLKGLFCLCSNGYFLPSEEPLSILHPNDPIEVIPVSKEFLNPAKGISSKINLQSNESANAHNIIDSNVTSNYSVETVIKEVIEPNEEGDTKLVCMKQQALALLETCCEDTASAEFDSSQAVCTAVDGNKLRRTRRRVRRRKRPLSGGDSNGGTKDSETNKGKIENIVQPAFFNNVCIPTEEMASTGGLVNMFEDVEQAVVRDDSMDARKARLIRSISPTKAK; this is encoded by the exons ATGAATTTCGAGTTACAGAAGAAATTCCAGATGTCTCCTAGTAATTATGAGAGTGTAAAGGAGTCCGATGTACAAAGCACATTGACAAAGTCACATCAAGAATTCAAAGAAGGATTTCGAGTGCGCGTTTGTCTTGAGCGCTTCTTCTCAGACGAACGTTCCCGAGCATATGTTAATGTGATTCAGCACCGGCCAGTGCGCTGGCTGCAACAACATCTCAGGAGTCTATTTGGTTTAAAAGGACTATTTTGCCTTTGCAGTAATGGATACTTTTTACCTTCAGAGGAACCATTGTCCATTCTTCACCCTAATGACCCCATTGA ggtTATTCCAGTGTCAAAGGAATTTTTAAATCCTGCGAAAGGCATTTcatcaaaaattaacttacaatCAAATGAGTCAGCAAACGCTCACAACATAATTGACAGTAATGTGACATCAAACTACTCTGTTGAGACAGTTATCAAAGAAGTTATAGAACCGAATGAGGAAGGGGatacaaaattagtatgtatgaAGCAGCAAGCTTTAGCACTACTAGAGACATGTTGTGAAGATACTGCTAGTGCAGAATTTGATTCAAGTCAAGCAGTGTGCACTGCCGTAGACGGTAACAAGCTTCGTCGCACTCGTCGGCGCGTTCGTCGCCGAAAGCGGCCTCTATCTGGTGGGGATTCAAATGGGGGGACTAAAGACAGTGAGActaataaaggaaaaattgaaaatattgtacagCCAGCTTTCTTCAATAATGTATGCATCCCCACAGAGGAGATGGCTTCAACAGGGGGTttagtaaatatgtttgaagATGTAGAACAGGCTGTAGTAAGAGATGATTCAATGGATGCAAGAAAAGCTCGTCTCATACGCTCGATTTCACCCACCAAAGCTAAATGA